AGTAAAAAGCGCCAGATAAAATTCATCCGCCGCTTTTATTTATATCCAGATGGTATTAGACAAAGCCTAACATGAAGCTAAAAACTTGTCAAAGACTGAATTAAAAATTACAGTTTATCGTGGAGTTTGAACTCTTTAGTAGTAGGATCTGCCTCTTTTATATCGTCGGCATAAAAAAGAAAATGTTCTCCTGAATCAAGATCCGTAGCGATGATAAGGCCCCGCCGTTTTAAATCTTTTGTTTGTTCAATTTGGGCGGTACGGGTTAGTTCTTTGGTATCAAAATTTGATGCAATGGCATTACCAAGATTAAAAAAAACTGTTTCTTCCATCGTAATCTCCTCCTTACACTTTATTTTACCACGGAGGTAGATTTTTCTGATACTAATAAGAGTTACTTGCAATGTTTTTATTTTTAGTGATAATAAAATCAGAGGTGAGAAAAATGAGCCAAATTACTGAAAATGAGTTAAAAGAACAATTAGCTGCAATGGTGGAAAGCATACTGTCCGTTGCTAATTTAAAAGAAGAAGATATTTTTGTTTTAGGTTGTTCCACTAGTGAAATTATTGGCGGTGTGATTGGTAAAAATTCCAGTGCTGAAGTTGGCCAATGGGTGATTCAAACGCTAAAAGATGTATTGGATCCATTAAAGATTCACTTGGCCGTGCAAGGCTGTGAACATCTAAATCGGGCTTTAGTGGTGGAACGTTCGGTAGCAAAAGCTAATCATTTTGAAATTGTATCCGTTAAACCAGCATTACATGCTGGGGGTGCTTGTTCAGTAGCAGCCTTTGATCAATTTAATGATCCGGTTGAAGTTGAACATATCGTCGCGCAAGCAGGGATTGATATTGGGGATACTTCCATTGGCATGCACGTCAAACATGTACAAGTTCCAGTGCGTCCTGTTTCGAATACGCTCGGCGCGGCGCACGTTACTGCATTGCGGAGTCGCCCTAAATATATTGGCGGCCCGCGAGCTGTTTATGAATAAAAGCTTTACTTTCTGGTTTTATTAATTTTTTTACAAAAAAATGCGAGACGGATGCCTATTAAAGGTCTGTCCCGCATTTTTTATAAGATTAAGCTAACTCGACTTTTCCTGTATAAAGTTGATAGTACATGCCTTTTTCAGTAATTAAATCTTCATGGGTACCACGTTCAATAATTCTACCATGATCCAACACCATGATTACATCAGCATTTTGAATGGTAGATAGTCGATGTGCGATGACAAAGACGGTTCGCCCTTGCATCAACTTGTCCATTCCCGATTGAACGATACTTTCTGTTCTTGTATCTATACTTGATGTTGCTTCATCCAAAATCATGACTGGTGGATCTGCAATTGCAGCCCGAGCAATTGCAAGTAACTGCCGCTGGCCTTGTGATAATCCTTCACCGTCGCCGGTAATCACCGTATCGTATTTGTCAGGTAAATGATTGATAAAACTATCAGCATTAGCTAATTTAGCTGCGGCTAAGACATCTGCATCACTAGCATCTAGTTTACCAAAACGAATGTTTTCTCGAATTGTTCCGGTGAATAAATGGGTATCTTGTAATACAATACCTAAAGAACGGCGCAAAGAATCTTTTTTGATTTTTTTAATATTGATTCCATCATAACGTATTTTACCATCTTGGATATCGTAAAATCGATTAATTAAATTTGTAATAGTTGTTTTACCAGCACCAGTGGCACCAACAAAAGCAACTTTTTCACCAGGTTTGGCATAAAGGTTAATATCGTGGAGGACAATATTGTTATCTACGTAACCAAAATCAACATCTTCAAAAACAACATCGCCTGTCAATTCTGTGTAGGTGATACTACCGTCACTATGAGGATGTTTCCAAGCCCACAAGCCTGTTCTTTCTGCTGTCTCTATTAGTTTACCATCAACTTTTTTAGCATTTACTAAGGTAACATAACCATCATCTTGTTCCGGCTTTTCATCAAGTAAATTAAAAATACGACCCGCACCAGCTAAAGCCATAATTACAAAATTGATTTGTTGTGAAATTTGGCTAATCGGCCCATTTAAAGAGCGACTCAACTGTAAAAAAGAAGCGATCATGCCGACGGTTAACCCGGAAATTCCATTAATGGCAAATAGCCCTCCGATGATAGCAACTAGAACATATTGGACGTTTAATAAATTCATCATGATTGGCATTAATGTATTAGCATTAATATTTGCTTTGGTAGCACTTTCTTGTAATTGATCATTTAATTCATCAAATTCTTCCATGACTTTTTTTTCATGGTTAAAAATTTTGACCACTTTTTGACCGTGCATCATTTCCTCAATATAACCATTCACTTGCCCTAAATCTTTTTGCTGAGCGCCAAAGAAGCGACCACTTTTTTTAGAGATAAAGCGAATAACATTTAACATCAAAAAGACTGAAATTAGAACAAAACCCGTTAAAGGTAAACTAATCGTAAACATTGCGATGAAGACTGAAATAAAAGTAACAAATGCCATCATTAAATTGGGGATACTTTGAGAGATCATTTGGCGTAATGTATCTGTATCATTTGTAAAATGACTCATAATGTCGCCATCAGAATTTGCATCAAAATAACGAATAGGTAAACTTTCTAAATGAGTAAACATTTGATCACGGATTTTCTTTTGGGTTCCTTCACTGATTTTTACCATCATAAAGTTATATGTTAAAGAGGCAATGACTCCGATTAAATAAATAAGAGCCATTTGCAAAATTGCTTGAAGTAGTCCGCTAAAATTCGGATGAGACTGACCAATGAGAGGCGTGATATATTGATCAATGACCACTTGTAAGAATAAAGAACCTTTAACATTTGCATAAGCGCTAAGTAAAATCATACCTAAAACAAAAACTAATTGAATTTTGTACTGGCTAAACATTAAAGTTAACAACCGCTTCAGATTAGATCCGGTTGAACGTTTCACTGCCGCTTTACTCATTTCCACTTTCACCAAATCCTTTCTGTTGTGATTGATAAACTTCTTGGTAAATTTGATTATTTGCTAATAATTCTTCATGGGTGCCAACCCCGTTAATTTTTCCATCGTCTAAAACCACGATGCGATCAGCATCTTGAATTGAGCTGATTCTTTGAGAAATAATTAGTGTGGTCATTCCAGGTATAGCCGTCGCAAGGCCTTCTCTGATAGCGCGATCAGTTTTTGTATCCACAGCACTCGTTGAATCATCTAAAATTAAAATTTTTGGCTTTTTGAGCAGGGCACGAGCAATAGTCAATCGTTGTTTTTGACCACCAGAAACATTGTTTCCTCCTTGAGAAATCTTTGTGTCATATTTATCAGGAAATTCATTAATAAAAGAGTCAGCTTGCGCAATCTTACAAGCAGCGACTAATTCTTCATCTGTGGCAAATTCATTTCCCCAACGTAAGTTGTCTTTAATTGTACCCGTGAATAAGACGTTGTTTTGTAAAACCATACTTACTTGATCACGTAAAGTAGCAAGATCATACTTTCTTACATCCACACCGGCAACTTTAACCGATCCATACGTAACATCATAAAGACGTGGTATTAATTGAACTAGAGTCGATTTAGAACTACCGGTTCCACCGATGATACCTACGACTTCTCCTGACTTGATTGAAAGATTAACATGTTCTAAAGCCAACTTGTTCATGTCATTAGCATAGCTAAAGCAAACATCATCAAAAGTAATTGCGCCATTTGCTACTTCAAATAACGGTGCTTCTTCATTTTTCAAATCACTTTCTTCAGACAAAACTTCGGTAATTCGTTCTGCAGAGGAGCGTGCAATTAATATTTGAACAAAAGCCATCGACATCATCATTAAGCTCATTAAAATTTGCATAGTGTAATTGAACATACTAACAAGTTCGCCTGTAGTTAAGCTTCCTTTATCTACAATTAACTCTGCGCCAAACCATGAAAGTAAAAGCATGCACGTATAAACAGAGACTTGCAACAATGGGTTATTGAACGCGACAATTCGCTGGGCCTTGGTAAAATTCTTGTAAACGTCAGTAGAAACCTCATCGAAGGCTTTTTCTTGTTGTTCTTCGCGTACGTAAGATTTCACCACGCGAATCCCTTGTAAGTTTTCTTGAACGACGTTATTAAGTTTGTCATAAATACGGAAAACTTTCATAAATAAGGGATGAGCAAAATGAATCACAATAGCCAAGCCAATTGCTAAAAATGGCAATACAACTAAATAGATAAGCATCAATTGTGGATTAATGAGGCTAACCATAATCAGTGAAAAAATCAAAATTAGCGGACTGCGGACAAGAATACGAATAATCATTTGATATGCATTTTGGACGTTTGTCACATCGGTCGTTAGGCGTGTAATCAAACTAGATGTTGAAAAACGATCAATATTCGAAAATGAAAAATCTTGAATCCGACTAAATAAATTATGACGCAAATTCCGCGCAAATCCGGCTGAAGCGATTGCTGCGGTTCGTCCGCCTAACGCACCAAAAACTAATGCAATTAATGCGCATAAAAATAATACAGCGCCCAATTTAATAATGACACTACTATTGCTTCTTTCAACTCCTTGATCTATCATCATTGCCATAATTAATGGCATAATGACGTCAAGAGCGACTTCTCCGGCAACAAACAAAGGTGTTAATAGACTATCTTTTTTATACTGACCAACGTTGGCCAATAATTTTCTTATCATACCCTCCGTCCTTTCTTTGATTCAAGTTATAAAACGACAAAAAATAGACACTAATCGCAAGAACGATTAGTGAGTCTACTATTACTTTAACGGATAAAAACAGCTCTTTCAAACAATAAATTTCTCATTTTTCTCATAAAAGGAATTATTTCAACATGAAATTTCATTGGAAAGAAATCCGTGTTTACATAATAATTTTATGGTTACAAATATCGTGAAATTAATTGAATTAAATCTTCTGGGAAAGTTTGTAAGTCACTAATATCTAAGAAACGTTCACTACCATAAATTTTCTTGACGGCTTCTTTATCATCTCCGATTGCGGCAGCTAAATAAATAATGCCCTGACGTTCAAATTCGGTCATTACAGCTTGTATATCTACTTTGGCTTTTGCACCAGTGTAATCAGGCAAAGCTTTGGGCTGTCCATCAGAAATATTGATCAATAATTTTGTAGTAGCATCTTCTGCTGCAAGTTTTTGACTCAATAGGCGTAAAGAAACACCATCACGGTTATTTTGTCGTGGTTTCATGGTCACAAGTCTGGCTCCAAGATAAGAATAATCCTCACTAAACTCTTTATAGGAATATAGTGAAGTTTTTTCGCGCTGCGATAAGTCTGCTGTATCACCATAAATCATTAAGGGAATATTAACTTTTTCAGCAAAACTCGCTACGGCTAAAGCAGCTAATCGCGCACTTGCTATGCGTTCATCTTTTAACATCGAGCCTGATTCATCAATTCTTAGCGCCACAGCAAGTGACGGTTCTTCATGAGGGGAATTTTTTTTATCGAAGGTACGATAATCGCCATAGGCCACCCGGCTGGCATCAAAACGAGTCCCGCTATATTTTGACTTACCAAATATTTCGCTTTGTTCATTTTCCAAAATATCTGTAATTTTCTTTGTTAATCGCGTGACTATCGGCATTACACGTTGTGTTAAAATCTGGGCATTGGTGATATCCTCTTTTGTAAATTGAGGTCTGTGGATGATTAATCCTTCTTTTTCATGGATAGTACCCTTCATAGCAATTCGAGCAGCTTTATTCAAATCCTTGCGCAGTTCTTTTTCTGATTTCTCATATGCCGCAATGTCAACATTTTGCTCTTCTGAAATCCCCTCTAAATTTTCTTTACCGGACTCACTCAGGCCATCATGTGCGTTGTGCTCTTCGGCTACTTGCGGTTGATCTTTTGTAATTTTTTCCTTTGGTGAATTTTTTTGATGCTCTTCTTTATTTTTTTTAGTATCCTTTTCTAAGTCTGCCTCATCTGGCTCATTAGTCACTAAAACAGACTCACTTGGTGCTTCTTCAGCAATATTACGTTTATCCGCTTCTTCAGCAGAAATTTTACTGCCCTTTATTTCATTCAACGTTTGATTAGCATCTGGTAGAAGTATTTGTCTTAATGATACAAGAAGCTTACTATCATTTAATCCTTGTTCAAGTAGTGCAATTTCACTAGGATCGGTTGTTATTTTATAAATAACCTTTGGATAAAGTGTCTGGAAAATATCTTGTCCTTGTTTCAGTGTATTTACCCAATAAAAATAAGAACGCATTCCCGCTACACCTTTAATAGTATTAACTTTTGCTAATTCATCTAGTAAGCGGATGATTTCTGCCATTTTGGTAAGTAGGACTAAATTAGTAACGCTAGTTTTGGCTACTGCCCGTTGTACCATAACAGAAATTTCTGGTAAGTCCATACGTTCTGCATGCTGCATCCGGTCACGTAAAGACTCATTTAGCGGACGATTTCCTTGGTAATTACGATTTGTCGTAATTACAATTACACAGTCTGAGTGACGCCTTATTATACCAGTAGGTAGATTTAGCATTCCATTTGGTTCTAAAGCGGAATTCAAAGCGACTAAGACAGAAGCATCACGTATGACGGTAGGTTCTTGAATTTCCAATAAATAACCTTTTTCAACAGCGCGTACAATTTCAGAAGGATAAAATTTATAATGGATAGCTTCTTGTTCATGCGCGTCAATACGTTCCACAAGTTCTGCTAATCGCAATTTAGCTGCTCCTAAATCGATACTATAGTGTTGCGCAATTAACTCTAAAACTGCGTTCAAACTATCGGTTTGATAAATTGCTTCGAGCAATTCCCCATCTGTTT
The genomic region above belongs to Enterococcus saigonensis and contains:
- a CDS encoding TIGR01440 family protein, giving the protein MSQITENELKEQLAAMVESILSVANLKEEDIFVLGCSTSEIIGGVIGKNSSAEVGQWVIQTLKDVLDPLKIHLAVQGCEHLNRALVVERSVAKANHFEIVSVKPALHAGGACSVAAFDQFNDPVEVEHIVAQAGIDIGDTSIGMHVKHVQVPVRPVSNTLGAAHVTALRSRPKYIGGPRAVYE
- a CDS encoding ABC transporter ATP-binding protein → MIRKLLANVGQYKKDSLLTPLFVAGEVALDVIMPLIMAMMIDQGVERSNSSVIIKLGAVLFLCALIALVFGALGGRTAAIASAGFARNLRHNLFSRIQDFSFSNIDRFSTSSLITRLTTDVTNVQNAYQMIIRILVRSPLILIFSLIMVSLINPQLMLIYLVVLPFLAIGLAIVIHFAHPLFMKVFRIYDKLNNVVQENLQGIRVVKSYVREEQQEKAFDEVSTDVYKNFTKAQRIVAFNNPLLQVSVYTCMLLLSWFGAELIVDKGSLTTGELVSMFNYTMQILMSLMMMSMAFVQILIARSSAERITEVLSEESDLKNEEAPLFEVANGAITFDDVCFSYANDMNKLALEHVNLSIKSGEVVGIIGGTGSSKSTLVQLIPRLYDVTYGSVKVAGVDVRKYDLATLRDQVSMVLQNNVLFTGTIKDNLRWGNEFATDEELVAACKIAQADSFINEFPDKYDTKISQGGNNVSGGQKQRLTIARALLKKPKILILDDSTSAVDTKTDRAIREGLATAIPGMTTLIISQRISSIQDADRIVVLDDGKINGVGTHEELLANNQIYQEVYQSQQKGFGESGNE
- a CDS encoding ABC transporter ATP-binding protein; translation: MSKAAVKRSTGSNLKRLLTLMFSQYKIQLVFVLGMILLSAYANVKGSLFLQVVIDQYITPLIGQSHPNFSGLLQAILQMALIYLIGVIASLTYNFMMVKISEGTQKKIRDQMFTHLESLPIRYFDANSDGDIMSHFTNDTDTLRQMISQSIPNLMMAFVTFISVFIAMFTISLPLTGFVLISVFLMLNVIRFISKKSGRFFGAQQKDLGQVNGYIEEMMHGQKVVKIFNHEKKVMEEFDELNDQLQESATKANINANTLMPIMMNLLNVQYVLVAIIGGLFAINGISGLTVGMIASFLQLSRSLNGPISQISQQINFVIMALAGAGRIFNLLDEKPEQDDGYVTLVNAKKVDGKLIETAERTGLWAWKHPHSDGSITYTELTGDVVFEDVDFGYVDNNIVLHDINLYAKPGEKVAFVGATGAGKTTITNLINRFYDIQDGKIRYDGINIKKIKKDSLRRSLGIVLQDTHLFTGTIRENIRFGKLDASDADVLAAAKLANADSFINHLPDKYDTVITGDGEGLSQGQRQLLAIARAAIADPPVMILDEATSSIDTRTESIVQSGMDKLMQGRTVFVIAHRLSTIQNADVIMVLDHGRIIERGTHEDLITEKGMYYQLYTGKVELA
- a CDS encoding AAA family ATPase; its protein translation is MSMPYEVTNGRVFSRLEKQMIWQKPKTHQTSEIELRIASEIKNNWNDIEMKIMNILLEGDAGSGKTQLAKALSYDLQLPYTKVTCFADMDKSDVFGALLPVVATDDQTDGELLEAIYQTDSLNAVLELIAQHYSIDLGAAKLRLAELVERIDAHEQEAIHYKFYPSEIVRAVEKGYLLEIQEPTVIRDASVLVALNSALEPNGMLNLPTGIIRRHSDCVIVITTNRNYQGNRPLNESLRDRMQHAERMDLPEISVMVQRAVAKTSVTNLVLLTKMAEIIRLLDELAKVNTIKGVAGMRSYFYWVNTLKQGQDIFQTLYPKVIYKITTDPSEIALLEQGLNDSKLLVSLRQILLPDANQTLNEIKGSKISAEEADKRNIAEEAPSESVLVTNEPDEADLEKDTKKNKEEHQKNSPKEKITKDQPQVAEEHNAHDGLSESGKENLEGISEEQNVDIAAYEKSEKELRKDLNKAARIAMKGTIHEKEGLIIHRPQFTKEDITNAQILTQRVMPIVTRLTKKITDILENEQSEIFGKSKYSGTRFDASRVAYGDYRTFDKKNSPHEEPSLAVALRIDESGSMLKDERIASARLAALAVASFAEKVNIPLMIYGDTADLSQREKTSLYSYKEFSEDYSYLGARLVTMKPRQNNRDGVSLRLLSQKLAAEDATTKLLINISDGQPKALPDYTGAKAKVDIQAVMTEFERQGIIYLAAAIGDDKEAVKKIYGSERFLDISDLQTFPEDLIQLISRYL